Proteins encoded in a region of the Capra hircus breed San Clemente chromosome 3, ASM170441v1, whole genome shotgun sequence genome:
- the LOC102168504 gene encoding 40S ribosomal protein S27-like, whose product MPLAKSLLYPSPEEEKKHKKCLVQSPSSYFMDVKCLGCYKITTVFSHAQTVVVFCVGCSTVLCQPEGGRARLTEGCSFRRKQH is encoded by the coding sequence ATGCCTCTCGCAAAGAGTCTTCTTTATCCCTCTCCAGAAGAGGAGAAGAAACACAAGAAGTGCCTGGTGCAGAGCCCCAGTTCCTATTTCATGGATGTAAAATGTCTTGGATGCTATAAAATCACCACTGTCTTTAGCCATGCACAAACAGTAGTAGTTTTTTGTGTTGGCTGCTCtactgtcctctgccagcctgaaGGAGGAAGAGCAAGGCTTACAGAAGGCTGCTCCTTCAGACGGAAGCAGCACTAA